The Tubulanus polymorphus chromosome 1, tnTubPoly1.2, whole genome shotgun sequence genome contains a region encoding:
- the LOC141914752 gene encoding kinetochore protein NDC80 homolog, producing MKRSSSSRLSLQHPAARVRISSSCGSSTSTRSNSRDRCSMDSMRSSTGRTPLKGLQPKSYSKSKLSYGGHTAANSRSSMYGRSKSDAMKDPRHLSDRSFKELNIRRLIEFLSEKGYTQKLSVKILHSPTTKDFLNIIEFMLKIVDAKFRLDSKHEEQIPRLLKDLGYPFLISKNMLFTVGAPHVWPHLLGALSWLVDYIESSFQFDIYKMMFSRNDKFDDSETEELIRYQYFVNTYKAFMDGKDEFVEEDELYRKKLECLHDDNPMNFKSLQIENVRLKQELENLENEPDNLEYMTATRNKYQIEFKQLTDQTEELNRRKFEKDKEFSDLCIKKENIEMELVRAMQEKDEMQKIYDTQDLSQEEIKRINMSRNELSRQLRMVEEETLDFEKRKWNLEMEIGKLQEKVEKVFSSLSQVFTKVKVAAPEIATPILESLQSSGCSEMKIELRKLVEEKNSDVLKLKANSKIEKQSIQELQQLCDEQEQDIKMLENKVKRLTDELGWKKETQATEYKTILEEVDSYESQLSEARMSQTGVTDIKNSFMEKLKLGQQHLEIAAKKKKDWQEFLQKITEMLIQHKSVMEEHFNDLAQVTQMQYETELAAFRQ from the exons ATGAAGCGATCGTCAAGTAGTAGACTATCCCTGCAGCATCCAGCTGCACGGGTTCGCATCAGCAGTAGCTGcggcagcagcaccagcaccagatCGAACTCCAGAGATAGATGTTCTATGGACAGTATGAGATCTTCAACTGGTCGCACTCCTCTGAAAGGCCTTCAACCGAAATCCTATTCGAAGTCAAAACTTAGCTACGGAGGTCATACTGCAGCTAACAG TCGTAGTAGTATGTATGGAAGATCTAAAAGTGACGCGATGAAAGATCCAAGACACCTCAGTGATCGCTCCTTTAAAGAACTGAATATCAGAAGACTTATTGAG TTTCTCTCAGAGAAAGGTTACACGCAAAAACTCAGCGTGAAGATCCTACATTCTCCGACAACTAAAGATTTCCTCAATATCATCGAG ttCATGTTGAAAATCGTCGATGCTAAATTCCGTCTAGACAGTAAACACGAAGAGCAGATACCGCGTCTGCTAAAGGATCTCGGTTATCCATTTCTTATATCAAAGAACATGTTATTTACAGTTGGAGCTCCTCACGTTTGGCCTCATCTCCTCGGCGCGCTTTCCTGGCTCGTCGATTACATTGAA TCGTCGTTTCAATTcgatatttacaaaatgatgTTCTcaagaaatgataaatttgacgATTCAGAAACTGAAGAACTG ATTAGATATCAGTACTTCGTCAATACGTACAAGGCATTCATGGATGGAAAAGATGAATTTGTCGAGGAAGATGAACTTTACAGGAAAAAACTCG aaTGTTTACACGATGATAACCCGATGAACTTTAAATCGCTACAAATCGAAAATGTCCGACTCAAACAGGAGTTAGAAAATCTTGAGAATGAACCG GATAATCTTGAATATATGACGGCCACGCGAAATAAATACCAAATCGAATTCAAACAACTGACCGACCAGACTGAAGAGCTCAATAGAAGAAAGTTTGAAAAAGATAAAGAATTCAGCGATTTGTGCATTAAAAAGGAAAACATTG AAATGGAATTAGTTAGAGCAATgcaagaaaaagatgaaatgcAGAAGATTTACGATACGCAAGATTTGTCACAAGAGGAAATTAAACGAATCAATATGTCTCGAAATGAATTATCGAGACAGCTTCGTATGGTTGAAGAGGAAACTCTTGATTTtgagaaaagaaaatggaatCTGGAAATGGAAATAGGAAAACTGCAGGAAAAG GTAGAGAAAGTTTTCAGTTCGTTAAGTCAAGTTTTTACAAAAGTGAAAGTAGCTGCTCCTGAAATAGCGACTCCGATTCTAGAATCTCTTCAGAGTAGTGGATGTTCTGAAATGAAG ATTGAATTAAGGAAACTCGTCGAAGAAAAGAATAGTGACGTTCTCAAATTGAAGGCTAATTCCAAGATTGAAAAACAGAGTATTCAAGAG TTACAACAATTGTGCGATGAACAAGAACAAGACATCAAAATGTTGGAAAATAAAGTGAAACGATTAACAGATGAATTAGGATGGAAGAAAGAG ACACAAGCAACAGAATATAAAACTATATTAGAAGAGGTTGATTCGTATGAATCTCAGTTATCTGAAGCACGAATGTCACAAACAGGTGTCACAgacatcaaaaattcattcatggaaaaattaaaact GGGACAACAGCACTTAGAAATTGCAgcaaagaaaaagaaagattGGCAAGAATTCTTAcaaaaaataactgaaatgTTAATTCAACACAAATCAGTTATGGAG GAACATTTCAACGATTTGGCACAAGTGACGCAAATGCAATATGAAACCGAATTAGCAGCATTTCGACAATAA
- the LOC141898961 gene encoding histone-binding protein RBBP4 isoform X1 has translation MTEKDAGGFDDAVEERVINEEYKIWKKNTPFLYDLVMTHALEWPSLTAQWLPDVTRPEGKDYSIHRLILGTHTSRCSSDEQNHMLIASVQLPNDNAQFDASHYDSEKGEFGGFGSVSGKIEIEIKINHEGEVNRARYMPQNPCVIATKTPSSDVLVFDYTKHPSKPDPSGECSPELRLKGHQKEGYGLSWNPNLNGNLLSASDDHTICLWDINTTPKEGKVIDALSIFNGHTSVVEDVSWHLLHESLFGSVADDQKLMIWDTRSSNTNKPSHIVDAHTAEVNCLSFNPYSEFILATGSADKTVALWDLRNLKLKLHSFESHKDEIFQVQWSPHNETILASSGTDRRLHVWDLSKIGEEQSAEDAEDGPPELLFIHGGHTAKISDFSWNPNEPWVICSVSEDNIMQVWQMAENIYNDEEPETPASELEPSSAS, from the exons ATGACCGAAAAAGACGCAG GAGGTTTTGATGATGCAGTTGAAGAGAGAGTTATTAATGAAGAGTATAAGATATGGAAGAAGAACACGCCGTTTCTGTACGATCTGGTGATGACTCACGCGTTAGAATGGCCGAGTCTCACTGCTCAATGGTTACCAGACGTTACTCGTCCAGAAGGCAAAGATTACTCCATTCATAGACTGATTTTAGGCACCCACAC TTCTCGTTGTAGTTCTGATGAACAGAATCACATGTTGATAGCGAGCGTTCAACTTCCTAATGATAACGCACAGTTCGATGCTTCACATTACGACAGTGAAAAAGGAG agTTCGGTGGATTCGGTTCGGTCAGcggtaaaatagaaattgaaataaaaataaaccaCGAAGGTGAAGTGAACCGAGCTCGATACATGCCGCAAAATCCGTGCGTTATAGCGACTAAAACTCCCTCCAGTGACGTGTTAGTGTTCGATTACACGAAACATCCGAGTAAACCAGACCCGAGCGGAGAATGCAGTCCGGAATTGAGGTTAAAAGGTCATCAGAAAGAAGGTTACGGATTATCGTGGAATCCTAATTTAAACGGAAATCTACTCAGTGCTTCAGATGATCAC acTATTTGTCTGTGGGATATAAACACAACTCCTAAAGAAGGAAAAGTGATCGATGCTCTTTCTATATTTAATGGTCATACATCAGTTGTAGAG gatGTTTCCTGGCATTTATTACATGAAAGTTTATTCGGTTCAGTGGCTGATGATCAGAAACTGATGAT tTGGGACACAAGAAGCAGTAACACAAATAAACCCAGTCATATCGTAGATGCTCACACAGCTGAAGTGAATTGTTTGTCTTTTAATCCATACAGTGAATTTATTTTAGCTACCGGTTCGGCTGATAAG aCGGTCGCTCTTTGGGATTTACGGAATTTGAAACTTAAATTACATTCGTTTGAATCTCataaagatgaaattttcCAA GTTCAATGGTCTCCTCACAATGAAACTATTCTTGCATCCAGTGGAACTGATCGTAGATTACACGTCTGGGATTTGAG CAAAATTGGTGAGGAACAGTCTGCAGAAGATGCTGAAGATGGGCCTCCAGAGTTActg TTTATCCACGGAGGTCATACAGCTAAAATATCTGATTTCTCTTGGAACCCGAATGAACCGTGGGTTATCTGTTCAGTATCTGAAGATAATATCATGCAAGTTTGGCAAATG gctgaaaatatttacaatgatGAGGAACCAGAAACTCCCGCCTCGGAACTCGAACCATCGTCTGCTTCATAA
- the LOC141898961 gene encoding histone-binding protein RBBP4 isoform X2 produces MTEKDAGGFDDAVEERVINEEYKIWKKNTPFLYDLVMTHALEWPSLTAQWLPDVTRPEGKDYSIHRLILGTHTSDEQNHMLIASVQLPNDNAQFDASHYDSEKGEFGGFGSVSGKIEIEIKINHEGEVNRARYMPQNPCVIATKTPSSDVLVFDYTKHPSKPDPSGECSPELRLKGHQKEGYGLSWNPNLNGNLLSASDDHTICLWDINTTPKEGKVIDALSIFNGHTSVVEDVSWHLLHESLFGSVADDQKLMIWDTRSSNTNKPSHIVDAHTAEVNCLSFNPYSEFILATGSADKTVALWDLRNLKLKLHSFESHKDEIFQVQWSPHNETILASSGTDRRLHVWDLSKIGEEQSAEDAEDGPPELLFIHGGHTAKISDFSWNPNEPWVICSVSEDNIMQVWQMAENIYNDEEPETPASELEPSSAS; encoded by the exons ATGACCGAAAAAGACGCAG GAGGTTTTGATGATGCAGTTGAAGAGAGAGTTATTAATGAAGAGTATAAGATATGGAAGAAGAACACGCCGTTTCTGTACGATCTGGTGATGACTCACGCGTTAGAATGGCCGAGTCTCACTGCTCAATGGTTACCAGACGTTACTCGTCCAGAAGGCAAAGATTACTCCATTCATAGACTGATTTTAGGCACCCACAC TTCTGATGAACAGAATCACATGTTGATAGCGAGCGTTCAACTTCCTAATGATAACGCACAGTTCGATGCTTCACATTACGACAGTGAAAAAGGAG agTTCGGTGGATTCGGTTCGGTCAGcggtaaaatagaaattgaaataaaaataaaccaCGAAGGTGAAGTGAACCGAGCTCGATACATGCCGCAAAATCCGTGCGTTATAGCGACTAAAACTCCCTCCAGTGACGTGTTAGTGTTCGATTACACGAAACATCCGAGTAAACCAGACCCGAGCGGAGAATGCAGTCCGGAATTGAGGTTAAAAGGTCATCAGAAAGAAGGTTACGGATTATCGTGGAATCCTAATTTAAACGGAAATCTACTCAGTGCTTCAGATGATCAC acTATTTGTCTGTGGGATATAAACACAACTCCTAAAGAAGGAAAAGTGATCGATGCTCTTTCTATATTTAATGGTCATACATCAGTTGTAGAG gatGTTTCCTGGCATTTATTACATGAAAGTTTATTCGGTTCAGTGGCTGATGATCAGAAACTGATGAT tTGGGACACAAGAAGCAGTAACACAAATAAACCCAGTCATATCGTAGATGCTCACACAGCTGAAGTGAATTGTTTGTCTTTTAATCCATACAGTGAATTTATTTTAGCTACCGGTTCGGCTGATAAG aCGGTCGCTCTTTGGGATTTACGGAATTTGAAACTTAAATTACATTCGTTTGAATCTCataaagatgaaattttcCAA GTTCAATGGTCTCCTCACAATGAAACTATTCTTGCATCCAGTGGAACTGATCGTAGATTACACGTCTGGGATTTGAG CAAAATTGGTGAGGAACAGTCTGCAGAAGATGCTGAAGATGGGCCTCCAGAGTTActg TTTATCCACGGAGGTCATACAGCTAAAATATCTGATTTCTCTTGGAACCCGAATGAACCGTGGGTTATCTGTTCAGTATCTGAAGATAATATCATGCAAGTTTGGCAAATG gctgaaaatatttacaatgatGAGGAACCAGAAACTCCCGCCTCGGAACTCGAACCATCGTCTGCTTCATAA
- the LOC141915174 gene encoding mitogen-activated protein kinase kinase kinase 7-interacting protein 3 homolog codes for MAAAAESVDIKLFCELKDRFPDLPEPLVTYTVKQHHNNRNKCLEILDQEKIRLSAYCHQNYNNSSGSGLDTQQLPDRLRNLYVHCDRPGDTLQPPERPQQPQPPDNRSFMFHSHSDSHLTTVNSPASEYPTYSYNQQPQPYNNHGYASARFNAPQAFIPSPQHPTGYNQYQINSGGYYNNPLGVARQQNYDQNGAASSFQQHSFKPAPPQTDSNSYHHRQFSQQQWQNSLNPVTTGDSSSGRPESAYTSNVPYGMSVHDTSNAAAAPPAAFNQTTSYMSPLYINTSPESGASRPQYLYTQNNYLGTGNRNDSPLRQQTGSPVQQSLNFNHHQSNAHHKGGIKTPGSEPGTPTSSYASVQQGPHQINNFFPPVNTVQQQQQLQQKLVNVVRGDNQMNLLTSNDPDLTKVTQQPIQPSPASSLSSLNSVDGQRNDGKTSRSNSAGTPDDIAYTQALLLHQRACFERLRKEFERERVKAEAERLEVEYKERELLQRKLKRSNEFPTPEDVAKFRDENRRLQVDIEIMTREIDHYNNGQAPLGVLDPIEQQSFYSNMSSTGQSGPLRIPSTNTLEALAHQNPPAPPPPPDPDPEEGDNWNCSACTFLNHPALDKCECCDMPRMTLGIT; via the exons aTGGCAGCAGCTGCCGAAAGTGTCGATATCAAACTGTTCTGTGAATTGAAAGATCGATTTCCAGATTTACCAGAACCTCTAGTCACCTATACTGTCAAACAG CACCACAATAACAGAAATAAATGTCTGGAAATTTTAGACCAAGAGAAAATTCGTTTATCGGCTTATTGTCATCAGAATTACAACAACTCAAGCGGATCTGGACTCGATACGCAACAATTACCGGATAGATTGCGTAATCTATATGtacactgtgatagaccaggtGATACGTTGCAGCCTCCGGAGAGACCGCAGCAGCCCCAGCCTCCAGACAACAGGTCTTTCATGTTTCATAGTCATAGTGATAGCCATCTTACAACTGTGAATAGTCCCGCTTCAGAATATCCGACTTATAGCTATAACCAACAACCACAACCATATAACAATCATGGATATGCCTCGGCTAGGTTTAACGCGCCTCAGGCGTTTATTCCGAGTCCGCAACATCCAACCGGTTATAATCAATACCAAATAAACAGCGGTGGATATTACAACAATCCTCTAGGTGTCGCTCGGCAACAGAATTACGATCAGAACGGTGCAGCTTCGTCATTTCAGCAGCACAGTTTTAAACCCGCGCCTCCGCAGACCGATTCAAACTCTTATCATCATCGACAATTCTCACAGCAACAATGGCAAAATAGTCTGAACCCGGTAACGACGGGAGACTCGTCGTCAGGGCGACCGGAATCTGCGTATACATCTAACGTTCCGTACGGGATGTCAGTTCATGACACGAGTAACGCAGCAGCAGCGCCACCTGCAGCATTTAATCAAACGACGTCTTATATGAGTCCGCTTTATATAAACACATCTCCGGAGTCCGGCGCGAGTAGACCGCAATATCTCTATACCCAGAATAATTATCTCGGGACTGGAAACCGTAACGATAGTCCGTTGCGTCAACAAACCGGTTCACCCGTTCAACAATCGTTGAATTTTAATCACCATCAATCGAACGCTCATCATAAAGGAGGAATTAAAACACCGGGTTCCGAACCAGGAACACCGACTAGTAGTTATGCATCGGTGCAACAAGGGCCGCATCAAATTAATAACTTCTTCCCACCGGTTAATACagtacagcagcagcagcagctgcaacagAAATTAGTAAACGTTGTGAGAGGAGATAATCAAATGAATCTATTAACCTCGAATGATCCCGATTTAACGAAAGTGACGCAACAACCGATTCAACCATCGCCGGCGTCGAGTTTAAGCAGTTTAAATTCGGTCGACGGTCAGAGAAATGACGGTAAAACAAGTCGGTCTAATAGCGCTGGAACTCCCGACGATATCGCTTATACTCAAG CTTTGTTGCTGCATCAACGAGCGTGTTTCGAGCGTCTACGTAAAGAGTTTGAGAGAGAAAGGGTTAAAGCGGAAGCAGAACGTTTAGAGGTCGAATATAAAGAGCGTGAATTATTACAGAGAAAACTGAAACGAAGCAATGAATTCCCAACG cccGAAGACGTCGCTAAATTTAGAGATGAAAACCGGCGGTTACAAGTCGATATAGAAATCATGACTAGAGAAATTGATCATTATAATAATGGGCAAG ctcCACTAGGTGTACTCGATCCTATTGAACAACAGAGTTTTTACAGTAATATGTCATCTACGGGACAATCAGGTCCTCTTAGAATTCCTTCTACAAATACATTAGAAG CTCTCGCTCATCAGAATCCTCCAGCTCCTCCACCTCCTCCTGATCCGGATCCAGAGGAAGGAGACAACTGGAACTGTTCGGCTTGCACATTCTTAAATCATCCGGCGCTCGATAAGTGTGAATGTTGTGATATGCCGAGAATGACATTAG gtattacataa